The Coffea arabica cultivar ET-39 chromosome 6e, Coffea Arabica ET-39 HiFi, whole genome shotgun sequence genome contains the following window.
TCAGCCTGAACCTGGGGAATATGGTTTTGGCTACCCTGAAGTCCATGCACATAGTACCACTGCAGTTGCCAGTGTGAATAGAGATGTGTATCTTAACACGTACAGGAGACCTTTCCATGAAACAAGAGTTCCCTTCTTATCCACTCCTAATAAGGAGTTGAAGATGTCCAAGAAGGTAGTTCCAGACAACTATCCAGCAAATGTAAAGAAACTTTTATCTACTGGAATCTTGGAAGGAGCACGAGTAAAGTACATTTCAATGAATGGAGAGGTAAGGAGTTGGTTGTGCTTTTACTTTTCAACATAGGAGTATTAAATCAGTTTTGCCTGAAATGCTGTTTTAATCTTTGCCAGAGAGAGCTTTCTGGAATCATTAGAGATGGTGGATATCTGTGTAGCTGTTCTTTGTGCAATTTTTGTCAAGTAAGTTGTCAATCAACAGTTTATTAACGATCATTCTGTTTATGCTGCATGATTGGTTTATGGAGTGTATGAATGGTGCAAACAGGTTTTAAGTGCGTATGAGTTCGAGCTGCATGCAGGCGCAAAAACTAGACACCCTAACAACCACATATATTTGGCGAATGGTAAACCTGTTTATAGTATCATTCAGGAACTGAAGACTGCACCTCTCAGCATGATAGATGAAGTGATAAAAGGTGTTGCTGGCTCTTCAGTAAATGAGGAAAACTTCCAAGTCTGGAAAGGTATGCCTTTTCCTTTGGATGTTGTAGAATTTTGTACAAAGACACAAGTCATAGATAACTCTTGTTCTTCAAGTAATTTAGTTTCTCTGATTCTCAAGAAACACTTGTGCTAGTATTGTGTATAACTTAACTATTTTTAAGGGGGCACAGAGGTGTAGATTGACATATAAGTCTTTGTCAAGaacttttgtctttttttcaTTTAGAAAAGTATGATTGGTCTTATTATGTGTTCCTGGGTTCGGCCAATCAGCATTTCACCAAACTCAAAAGAGTTCTCACCTTGGTGGATCAAATGGACATGTAGTGGACTCTTGTTCAGCAGGGTCGCACCATAAAAGTCTTTTTGCATTTTGCAGCAAATCTTCAGCAAAACAATCTGGTGGCCACTTCCCATGTGAACACGCACGATCAACTTTCTGATACCTATTACTCTGATACAAGGTACTATTTGTAATATGTTTTTAACTTTCTGCTACTCCCTACTGTCATTCTGCAAAACATGCCTGTCAGAGAATGGAACAATGCACGCTCAGAAAGTGTTCAGAATTTATAGTTAAAAGTCGGATTTAGCTTGGAGGTTGCTTTGATTGATTGTATTACTTGAAATAATAATTGAAAAGAtttgttttgggggggggggtggttgGATCCATTTAACAACAAGGGGAAAAATGTGAAATCTGTATCTTTTGAGGTGTATCTTGTAACTAATCCTTATTTTACTTTCATTGACTTTCTTCTAACCATTCTGCTGCGTTGAAACTTCAGTTGCCCGAACCGAATGGTGAAAGACAAGTTCACTCCAGCTTCTGGTTCCTGCACTACCAACAATTACTTAAATCTGGACAGCCATACAGAGGCAGAACATCGGAAGCGTGTGATAAAAAAGTTAGTTGCTCTCTCTGGTTTGATGGAATATAAATAGGTGAAACAAGCAAGTCTTTTATTTAAATTGGTGGTTCCTTATTATTGACTTGTTATGCAGACCAGGATGGTTACTTGCTAGCTCCGATGTTGAGGATAAGAAATGTAGTGAAGGTGGTTTAAAGAAAAGGTAAAGTTTGGCATTTTAAACACACTTTCGTTGCCTATATGTGAGAAAGTATTTTCTTTCCTCCAAAGACTGATTTTGTTTACGTATTTCTGCTTTGCTTGACATTGGATTGTGATATTCTTTACGACAGGGATAATGACCTACATAGACTACTTTTTATGCCAAATGGACTTCCAGATGGGACTGATTTAGCTTATTATTCGAAGGGAAAGGTTGTTTGTGCTGAATGTTCGTCACTGTATAGTTTGTTTATCCTAAATGTTTATGAGTGCTGAACTTATATGTCATTTTCTTGCAGAAAATTCTTGGGGGCTACAAGCAGGGGAATGGAATAGTCTGCAGTTGTTGTCATTCGGAGGTAAGCATACTCGCTTGAACTTTACCCACTTTGAAACGTAGTTCATTTTGGTGCTGGGTGTCTATCTACTTGCTGAATTTCATTCTTTCCCTTTGTTCTCACACCTGGTTTTTATTTGTGTTAACAGATTAGTCCATCACAGTTTGAGGCTCATGCTGGTTGGGCAGCTAAACGTCAACCGTGAGTTATTTATTAGAAGTAGCAAGTTTGGCTGAAATAAGTGATAGATGTTGAAATTTAAACCTGTTCTTTTCCACAGATATCGCCATATTTATACTTCAAGCGGCTTGACACTTCATGACATAGCGTTAATGTTGGCAAATGGCCGAAATATTGCCAATAGCAACAGTGATGATATGTGTGCTGTCTGTGGTGATGGAGGAGAGTTAATAATATGTGATGGATGTCCACGTGCTTTTCATCCAGGTTGTATTCAAGTTAATGTTAATATCGATTTAGTAGGtctctttctttgcttttgtttCTTCAGTGTCCCtacattttttaaactttgGGATTGTTCAAGGATTTTGAGTTTTACTGACGTGAATTTCTGACTGATTTACTAGAATCAATCTTGTGATCACATTACTGGGCAATCTACAAATTTTGAACTTTGGGATTGTTCAagaattttgacttttgttgaCGTGAATTTCTACCTGATTTACTAGAATCAATCTCATAATGACCTATGGAGACTACtttattgttgttttttttaattatatttaaacATTTGGATAACTTGTGTTTGACTGATGCATGCGTTTCTTGCAGCTTGTTTGTGTTTGCAGTCTGGCCCTACCAGTGGTTGGCATTGCCCATATTGTTTAGACAAATCTTTCCCTGCTAGAAAAGCTCCGGGTAGGCCTTCCATTGCACGCCAAACCAGGGTGGTTAAAGCACCACAATCTGTTGGTGGTGGTTGTGTTGTTTGCAGGTATACTGTTATTGCAGTTCTCAAATatgttttttcttaaatttattAGCTTTTGCAGAAATATTTGGAATATGAAATTATACTTCTAGTCGGCAGATTTATTGACTCAGTACATTTGTTGTGTTTGTCTTCTGTATCTTTGACCTTATCTTGAAATTATTACTGCATTGTATTGATGGTGTTAACTTATGGTGAATTCCTGTTGGTACATCTGCTTTGATGTGGCTGTTTGTTATCCTCAGTTTTGCTGAGTCATCTTTAAATATCCAaatatgtttcttttttagctCTGTTAACTTTAAATTTACTTTGTTTGCCTTTTCTTGTCTTGCAGGACACCGGACTTCAGTGTTGCTAAATTTGATGACCGAACAATTCTGCTATGTGACCAAGTACTATTTGTTGATATTATTGTTTTATTCTTTGTTGCCACAATTATCCTTGTCTTGCTATTAGCTTTTGGCCTCAttgttcattcattttttttccctaaaactTTCCTGTCTAGTGCGAGAAGGAATACCATGTTGGGTGCTTAAGGGAAAGAGGTCTGTGTGATCTGAAGGTAATTATCTGGTGAGACGCAGTAAAACTTCAATATTATAATGGCTTCGTTATTGATGTTTTGCGAAACTATATCAGGAACTGCCTAGGGATAAATGGTTTTGTTGCAATGACTGCAATATGATCTATACGGCACTTCAGAATTTTGTTCTTAATGGAGCTGAGGTGGTTCCTTCTTCAGTGTCTGCTAAAATAAGTAAGAAGCATGAAGAGAAAGGCCTTGCTAGTGTGACTGCCAATGATGTTCAATGGCGAATTTTAAGTGGCAAAAGTCGTTTTCCAGAACATCTACCTTTACTTTCCAGAGCTGCAGCCATCTTCCGAGTAAGTTTTTGCTTTTACCTTCTAAATTTTGGGTATTGAAGGGGCATGACCTAATTTAATGGCTATTTCATGCACCATATTTACTACATTTGGCGCTTCTGCTTAAGTTGCTAAAATATAGATGTCACAGATTTGATTGAAGTTTTGTTAGTTGCTGAAAGTGCATCCATCAACACTTCTGGCAAAGTCGTGGGACtgatttttaatgaaaa
Protein-coding sequences here:
- the LOC113694922 gene encoding uncharacterized protein — protein: MGEAEGEVCVAVMNDGITEMESSVTAELKRNCEWIVDGTEKVPRAKKHLIEASNDTETGLEPSAEIPTEEAQCNTRLEPIAESPDEDYVNIALSEPCAESNEKKAFDGQWENSAQAVRKEDSSDTSLEPCHGLEHCDQRHTKQASSDNKEVVLRDRKHTNEVPDDIEMENGVKEASNEDMFSEVSNPNLSPREITSSSKKIGIQSTEPGGIKIQGGCGEVSSLCSGNSSAEESLNEEEHSGNDGSGEVSTSCVVLEIPEHVSTTGIRKITLKFSKRKDEHENISYLSAAQPEPGEYGFGYPEVHAHSTTAVASVNRDVYLNTYRRPFHETRVPFLSTPNKELKMSKKVVPDNYPANVKKLLSTGILEGARVKYISMNGERELSGIIRDGGYLCSCSLCNFCQVLSAYEFELHAGAKTRHPNNHIYLANGKPVYSIIQELKTAPLSMIDEVIKGVAGSSVNEENFQVWKANLQQNNLVATSHVNTHDQLSDTYYSDTSCPNRMVKDKFTPASGSCTTNNYLNLDSHTEAEHRKRVIKKPGWLLASSDVEDKKCSEGGLKKRDNDLHRLLFMPNGLPDGTDLAYYSKGKKILGGYKQGNGIVCSCCHSEISPSQFEAHAGWAAKRQPYRHIYTSSGLTLHDIALMLANGRNIANSNSDDMCAVCGDGGELIICDGCPRAFHPACLCLQSGPTSGWHCPYCLDKSFPARKAPGRPSIARQTRVVKAPQSVGGGCVVCRTPDFSVAKFDDRTILLCDQCEKEYHVGCLRERGLCDLKELPRDKWFCCNDCNMIYTALQNFVLNGAEVVPSSVSAKISKKHEEKGLASVTANDVQWRILSGKSRFPEHLPLLSRAAAIFRECFDPIVAKSGRDLIPIMVYGRNISGQEFGGMYCILLIVKSVVVSAGLLRIFGREVAELPLVATSRDNQGKGYFLALFSCIERLLFSMDVKTLVLPAAEEAQSIWTKRLGFRKMSNVRVSRYTRELQFTVFKGTTMLEKEVQWAGQ